The Geobacter sp. AOG2 genome includes a window with the following:
- a CDS encoding OmpA family protein: MKKSLALVVAGLMAVLATTASAGNKEGTFSLSPVIGGYTYDGVQHLDTAPVVGARLGYNFTKAFGVEGLFDYAHTESTQSENKFDMYRYGGELLYHFFPDNTLVPYVAAGYAGLNFNDYKPKGAFDYGAGVKYFLTDNFALRGDVRHILFKSGGSDSKTLNNVEYTIGAYIPFGGTAPVVKAVEAPAAPEPVVAPAPAPEEAPLEEIPAAEPTPGHYKYCVTLHIEFDIDKTAIRPEYHDEVAKVGDFMKKYPATTAVIEGHTDNVGTPEHNLDLSRRRAENIVNYLVEKFGIERSRLTAKGYGSTRPVADNATEEGKQKNRRIEAIIDCAFDVKEVHPPERLCMSLQMEFDTGKADIKPMYHDEIAKVGEYMKKYPTTTAVIEGHTDNVGGYEYNMKLSRERAENVVNYLVENFGIDRSRLTAKGYGYTRRIAYNNTAEGRQKNRRIDAVIDCVIKK; this comes from the coding sequence ATGAAGAAATCGCTCGCACTGGTTGTCGCAGGCCTGATGGCGGTACTTGCAACGACAGCTTCGGCAGGCAATAAGGAGGGGACATTCTCCCTTTCGCCCGTGATAGGCGGCTATACCTATGACGGCGTGCAGCATCTCGATACCGCCCCGGTTGTCGGCGCTCGCCTGGGCTACAATTTTACCAAGGCGTTCGGCGTGGAGGGGCTCTTCGACTACGCGCATACCGAGTCGACCCAATCGGAGAACAAATTCGACATGTACCGTTACGGCGGAGAGCTGCTGTATCATTTCTTCCCGGACAATACCCTTGTTCCCTACGTTGCTGCCGGCTATGCCGGTCTTAACTTCAACGACTACAAGCCCAAGGGGGCCTTTGATTACGGTGCCGGTGTGAAATACTTCCTTACCGACAACTTTGCGTTGCGGGGAGATGTACGCCATATCCTCTTCAAATCCGGTGGCAGCGACAGCAAGACCCTCAATAACGTTGAGTACACCATAGGCGCCTACATCCCCTTTGGCGGCACGGCACCGGTCGTAAAGGCGGTTGAGGCTCCGGCGGCTCCTGAACCCGTGGTCGCTCCGGCACCGGCTCCCGAAGAAGCTCCGCTGGAAGAAATCCCGGCGGCTGAGCCCACCCCGGGCCACTACAAGTACTGCGTCACGCTCCATATCGAGTTCGACATCGACAAGACTGCCATCAGGCCGGAATACCACGACGAGGTAGCCAAGGTCGGCGACTTCATGAAAAAATATCCGGCTACCACCGCTGTCATCGAAGGGCACACCGACAATGTCGGTACCCCGGAGCACAACCTCGACCTGTCCCGAAGACGTGCTGAGAACATCGTGAACTACCTGGTTGAAAAATTCGGCATCGAGAGGTCCCGCCTCACGGCCAAGGGATATGGTTCAACCCGTCCGGTCGCCGATAATGCCACCGAGGAGGGAAAACAGAAGAACCGCCGCATCGAGGCCATTATCGACTGTGCCTTCGATGTCAAGGAGGTCCACCCCCCCGAACGGCTCTGCATGTCGCTCCAGATGGAATTCGATACCGGCAAAGCGGATATCAAACCCATGTATCACGATGAGATCGCCAAGGTGGGTGAGTACATGAAGAAGTACCCGACAACGACCGCTGTCATCGAAGGGCATACCGACAACGTGGGTGGCTATGAATACAATATGAAACTTTCCCGGGAGCGTGCCGAGAATGTGGTGAACTACCTGGTAGAGAACTTCGGGATTGACCGCTCCCGCCTTACGGCCAAGGGATACGGCTACACCCGCCGCATTGCCTACAACAATACTGCCGAGGGGCGGCAGAAGAACCGCAGGATTGATGCGGTTATCGACTGCGTTATAAAGAAATAG
- a CDS encoding OmpA family protein, giving the protein MKKSLALVVAGLMAVLATTASAGNKEGTFSLSPVIGGYTYDGVQHLDTAPVVGARLGYNFTKAFGVEGLFDYAHTESTQSENKFDMYRYGGELLYHFFPDNTLVPYVAAGYAGLNFNDYKPKGAFDYGAGVKYFLTDNFALRGDVRHILFKSGGSDSKTLNNVEYTIGAYIPFGGTAPVVKAVEAPAAPAPAPEPPKAAEPPPAAPVPVTPTSTLTIAPASITKGQPATLSWTSRNATACDIQPGIGPVQAQGSMNITPADNTDYTLTCTGEGGSATSAAKIAVIAPVVVAPKPVAKLCSPTTLEIQFDTAKSDIKPKYHEELKKVGDFLNENPGAKGVIEGHTDNVGSLKMNMSLSQRRAESVRNYIIKNFKIAPERIGAKGYGPTKPVADNKSAAGKQKNRRIDANFTCDAK; this is encoded by the coding sequence ATGAAGAAATCGCTCGCACTGGTTGTCGCAGGCCTGATGGCGGTACTTGCAACGACAGCTTCGGCAGGCAATAAGGAGGGGACATTCTCCCTTTCGCCCGTGATAGGCGGCTATACCTATGACGGCGTGCAGCATCTCGATACCGCCCCTGTTGTCGGGGCTCGCCTGGGCTACAATTTTACCAAGGCGTTCGGCGTGGAGGGGCTCTTCGACTACGCGCATACCGAGTCGACCCAATCGGAGAACAAATTCGACATGTACCGTTACGGCGGAGAGCTGCTGTATCATTTCTTCCCGGACAATACCCTTGTTCCCTACGTTGCTGCCGGCTATGCCGGTCTTAACTTCAACGACTACAAGCCCAAGGGGGCCTTTGATTACGGTGCCGGTGTGAAATACTTCCTTACCGACAACTTTGCGTTGCGGGGAGATGTACGCCATATCCTCTTCAAATCCGGTGGCAGCGACAGCAAGACCCTCAATAACGTTGAGTACACCATAGGCGCCTACATCCCCTTTGGCGGCACGGCACCGGTCGTAAAGGCGGTTGAGGCTCCGGCGGCTCCTGCGCCGGCTCCCGAACCTCCGAAGGCGGCAGAACCCCCGCCGGCCGCTCCAGTCCCGGTCACACCGACGAGCACCCTGACCATTGCACCTGCCAGCATCACCAAAGGGCAGCCTGCGACGCTGAGTTGGACCTCCCGGAACGCCACCGCCTGCGATATCCAGCCCGGCATCGGGCCTGTTCAGGCACAGGGTTCCATGAACATCACGCCCGCCGATAACACCGACTATACCCTGACCTGCACCGGAGAAGGCGGCAGTGCCACGAGCGCCGCCAAGATCGCGGTGATCGCACCGGTGGTAGTGGCACCCAAGCCCGTTGCCAAGCTGTGCAGTCCCACAACGTTGGAGATTCAGTTCGATACGGCCAAGTCCGACATCAAGCCCAAGTACCACGAAGAGCTGAAAAAGGTCGGGGATTTCCTCAACGAAAACCCGGGCGCCAAGGGTGTCATCGAAGGACACACCGATAACGTTGGTTCCCTGAAGATGAATATGAGTCTCTCCCAGCGCCGCGCCGAGAGTGTGAGAAATTATATCATCAAGAACTTCAAGATTGCCCCTGAGCGGATTGGCGCCAAGGGGTACGGTCCCACCAAGCCGGTCGCCGACAACAAGAGTGCCGCCGGCAAGCAGAAAAACCGTCGTATCGACGCAAACTTCACTTGTGACGCCAAGTAA
- the larA gene encoding nickel-dependent lactate racemase, whose protein sequence is MELKYGSTSFPLLLPQERLAGVIEPALPLPDQSPEEIITTALDGCESVMASFAPDDRVVIVTSDITRYTGSEVYLPLLVERLNRRGIPDRNIEILIALGIHRKQTPHEHEKILGPLHGRIKVTDHDCDDQASLVTVGKTSANIEVSINRRAAEADRLILTGVIGFHYFAGFGGGRKAVLPGIASRQACMASHFSVLNPQPGSGKNPSATTGNLEGNPVHQAMVEACAMVAPDLLLNTILSLEKRVIAAFAGSWREAHEQGCRSYRELFSCPIANKADLVVVSCGGFPKDINLIQAHKSMEYASQALKESGVMILLAECRDGFGHATFFNWFRHRTLDQFEAALRAQYEINGQTAYSLFHKAQRFSIILVSRFPNHQVEEMGMLPAPSLEDALVKAETLLQSSWRALVMPEGGSVLPVATS, encoded by the coding sequence GTGGAACTTAAATACGGCTCAACCTCGTTTCCGCTTTTGCTCCCGCAGGAACGCCTGGCCGGCGTCATAGAACCGGCCCTACCCCTGCCGGACCAATCCCCCGAAGAGATCATCACCACGGCGCTGGACGGCTGTGAATCGGTTATGGCGAGTTTTGCGCCGGACGACCGGGTCGTCATCGTCACCTCCGACATCACCCGCTACACCGGCAGCGAGGTGTACCTCCCCCTGCTGGTGGAGCGGCTCAACCGCCGCGGCATACCGGATCGCAACATCGAGATCCTCATCGCCCTCGGCATCCACCGCAAACAGACGCCCCATGAGCATGAGAAGATTCTGGGACCGCTCCATGGCCGCATCAAGGTCACCGATCACGACTGCGACGACCAAGCCTCACTGGTCACGGTGGGGAAGACCTCCGCAAACATCGAGGTCAGCATCAACCGACGGGCCGCCGAGGCCGACCGGCTCATCCTGACCGGGGTGATCGGTTTTCATTACTTCGCCGGGTTCGGCGGGGGGCGTAAGGCCGTCCTGCCGGGCATCGCCAGCCGCCAGGCCTGCATGGCAAGCCACTTCAGCGTACTCAATCCCCAACCGGGCAGCGGCAAGAATCCCTCGGCCACCACCGGCAACCTGGAAGGAAATCCGGTGCACCAAGCCATGGTCGAGGCCTGTGCCATGGTTGCCCCGGACCTGCTCCTGAACACGATCCTCTCCCTGGAAAAGCGCGTCATCGCGGCCTTTGCCGGATCGTGGCGCGAGGCCCACGAACAGGGATGCCGCTCCTACCGGGAGCTCTTTTCCTGCCCAATCGCGAATAAAGCCGATCTGGTCGTCGTCTCCTGCGGCGGTTTTCCCAAGGACATCAACCTCATCCAGGCGCACAAGTCCATGGAGTATGCATCCCAGGCCCTCAAAGAGAGCGGCGTGATGATCCTCCTGGCCGAATGCCGTGACGGTTTCGGCCATGCCACCTTCTTCAACTGGTTCCGCCACCGCACCCTGGACCAGTTCGAAGCCGCGTTACGGGCGCAGTACGAGATCAACGGCCAGACCGCCTATTCCCTGTTCCATAAGGCGCAGCGCTTCTCGATCATCCTGGTGTCCCGGTTTCCCAATCACCAGGTAGAGGAGATGGGCATGCTCCCCGCCCCTTCGCTTGAAGACGCCCTGGTAAAGGCAGAAACGCTACTGCAGTCGTCGTGGCGGGCGCTGGTCATGCCCGAGGGTGGGAGCGTATTGCCGGTGGCGACATCCTGA
- a CDS encoding YtxH domain-containing protein has protein sequence MSTNNDNAAAAVIAFVSGAVIGAAAALLLTPKPGREVREKLTDLGESAAEKMKRLAREAKFKVAPKTKGGDYQYDGGDAWI, from the coding sequence ATGTCCACCAACAACGATAATGCCGCAGCCGCCGTCATTGCCTTTGTATCCGGCGCCGTCATCGGCGCTGCAGCCGCGCTTCTCCTGACCCCGAAACCGGGCCGCGAGGTGCGGGAAAAACTGACCGACCTGGGAGAAAGCGCCGCCGAGAAGATGAAACGCCTCGCTCGGGAAGCCAAGTTCAAGGTTGCTCCCAAAACAAAGGGCGGAGACTACCAGTACGACGGCGGGGACGCCTGGATCTGA